Within the Plesiomonas shigelloides genome, the region GAGAACACCGTGATTAGCGTATTCGACATGTACAAAATCGGCATCGGCCCTTCCAGTTCGCACACCGTCGGACCGATGAAAGCCGGTAAACAATTCGTCGATGAGTTGGTAACCATGGGACGTCTCAAGGATGTGACTCGCATTGCCGTCGATGTGTACGGTTCGCTGTCCCTGACCGGTAAAGGTCACCATACTGATATCGCCATCATTATGGGTCTGGCGGGTAACATGCCAGATACGGTGGATATTGATTCTATCCCTGGCTTTATCAAAAACGTGGAAGCTAGCGAGCGTCTGCTGCTGGCTAAAGGCGCGCACGAGGTGGAATTCCCACGCGAAGGCGGCATGAATTTCCACAGCACTAACTTAGAGCTGCATGAAAATGGCATGCAAATCCATGCGTTTGCCGGTGACCAACTGGTACTGAGCAAGACCTACTTCTCTATCGGCGGCGGCTTCATCGTTGATGAAGAGCATTTCGGTAAAGCAGAAACTTCTTCTGTGGTAATGCCATACCCGTTCCAGCATGCTGCTGATCTGCTAGCGCATTGCCATGCGACCGGTCTGTCACTGTCTGGCCTGGTACTGAAAAACGAGCTGGCCATGCACAGCATGGAAGAGATCACTACGTACTTCAACGCTATCTGGAAAACCATGCATGACTGCATGGAGCGCGGCCTGAATACTGAAGGCTACCTGCCAGGTCCACTGCGTGTACCTCGCCGTGCGTCAGCCCTGCACCGCCTGCTGTCTACTTCTGACAAGCTGTCTAGCGATCCAATGAACGTGGTTGACTGGGTAAACATGTTCGCCCTGGCAGTGAGCGAAGAAAACGCCGCCGGTGGCCGTGTGGTAACCGCCCCAACCAACGGTGCATGTGGGATCATCCCTGCGGTACTGGCTTACTACAACCACTTCATCAAGCCAGTCACTGAAGAAGATTGCCGTCGTTACTTCCTGACTTCAGGTGTAATTGGTGCGCTGTACAAGATGAACGCTTCTATCTCTGGTGCCGAAGTTGGCTGTCAGGGCGAAGTGGGCGTGGCTTGTTCTATGGCCGCAGCTGGTCTGGCTGAGCTTCTGGGCGGCTCACCAGAGCAAGTGTGTGTAGCAGCCGAAATCGGTATGGAGCACAACTTGGGTCTGACCTGTGACCCAGTTGCCGGTCAGGTGCAAGTACCGTGCATCGAGCGTAACGCAATTGCTTCCATGAAAGCGATCAACGCAGCGCGTATGGCGATGCGCCGTAGCAGCGAGCCACGTGTATCTCTGGATAAAGTTATCGAAACCATGCTGGAAACCGGTAAGGACATGAACGCCAAATACCGTGAAACTTCCCGTGGTGGTCTGGCCATCAAAGTGGTTCACTGCGACTGATTTTCAGCGCTCAGTGCATCTCACTGACCAGTTATGCTCATAAAAAACCGGTGCCTAGCACCGGTTTTTTTATCTCTGCTTTATTAACTTTATTAACTCAATTAACTCTATTAACTATGCTTATTCATGAGTCCGGCTATTCACGATGAGCGAATCGCGCACGCAAGCATGCGGTGCTCGGCGCGCATGAATCATCACATTACGCGGCGTTAAGTGGCGTTCGCAAAACGTCCCCAAATGCACCTGATAACCATGCTCTTGCAGATACAATGCCCGATCCAGCACCAACCAGATCTCCAGTGGCCGCCGGAAAAGATGACGTACTAATTCGGTACGACTCACACACAGATAACGCTGTTCGCCGATGGCTTCCCAATGCGACCAATCCACTTGCTGCGGTAATGTGACACCACGCTTATCGGCAGCCCAATTACAAAAAGCTGCAAAGCCCTCGCCGAGCAGCGCTTTCGGCAGATTCGGTAGATTTAAGTACTCATCCACACCACGCACCATGCGCTGCAAAGCATCGAATCCTAACCGGTAGCTCACTTCCAAGCGGCGTAAACGGCGGATACGCTCACCGCCAGTCACCGATTCTTGCAAGCTCAGGCGCAAATCATGGCGACTTAGCTGCAGTGTTGACTGATTGGCCACCTGCGACATCGGCTGATAGTGGTCGGCACTGATTTTATGATAACAACACGGAGAGATCGTCATTGCCTCACAGGCAGCATGGATACCGTGGCGCAGCAACTGCATGTGTAGCTCGCCACAGGCATGGAGTCCCACCGCATGCAGTTCTGGACGGAAAAAGCGCTGCGCTGTCGGACAAAGTGCATCTTGCTGATGCAAAATCAGGCTAATCCCTTCGGCCTGCGCCAGCTGCGTACCGCTTGCGCACAACTCCGCTTGTAACTCGATGCCTTCCACCGGTTGCGTGGTATGTCGTGCCAGTGTGCGCGCCAAATGCCCCTTCCCTGCACACCACTCTAAGAGCGGCAACGGGTACGAGGGCAATACGGCAATGAAATCGTGGATCTGTTGCTGCTTGCGCTCTGATAACCTGGGCGCGGAACGCGCAGTCAGTTGCTGCTGCGCCGCCAATGCCGGCAGCACGCACAACGCCTCCAGCTCAGAGGCTGCAGGAATATGAGGCTGTAAAAAAGCACTGAGCGCAGCACTATCTGCATCAAGCCGGTCGATATCATCGAGGGTCAGCGCGTCTAACGCCGCCTGCAGTGCCGGAGCCTTATCGGCAAAATAGGCCGACGTATAGTGAAA harbors:
- a CDS encoding L-serine ammonia-lyase, which codes for MISVFDMYKIGIGPSSSHTVGPMKAGKQFVDELVTMGRLKDVTRIAVDVYGSLSLTGKGHHTDIAIIMGLAGNMPDTVDIDSIPGFIKNVEASERLLLAKGAHEVEFPREGGMNFHSTNLELHENGMQIHAFAGDQLVLSKTYFSIGGGFIVDEEHFGKAETSSVVMPYPFQHAADLLAHCHATGLSLSGLVLKNELAMHSMEEITTYFNAIWKTMHDCMERGLNTEGYLPGPLRVPRRASALHRLLSTSDKLSSDPMNVVDWVNMFALAVSEENAAGGRVVTAPTNGACGIIPAVLAYYNHFIKPVTEEDCRRYFLTSGVIGALYKMNASISGAEVGCQGEVGVACSMAAAGLAELLGGSPEQVCVAAEIGMEHNLGLTCDPVAGQVQVPCIERNAIASMKAINAARMAMRRSSEPRVSLDKVIETMLETGKDMNAKYRETSRGGLAIKVVHCD
- a CDS encoding methyltransferase codes for the protein MTLHERFDRLDTLLGQLREFWQFSPFHYTSAYFADKAPALQAALDALTLDDIDRLDADSAALSAFLQPHIPAASELEALCVLPALAAQQQLTARSAPRLSERKQQQIHDFIAVLPSYPLPLLEWCAGKGHLARTLARHTTQPVEGIELQAELCASGTQLAQAEGISLILHQQDALCPTAQRFFRPELHAVGLHACGELHMQLLRHGIHAACEAMTISPCCYHKISADHYQPMSQVANQSTLQLSRHDLRLSLQESVTGGERIRRLRRLEVSYRLGFDALQRMVRGVDEYLNLPNLPKALLGEGFAAFCNWAADKRGVTLPQQVDWSHWEAIGEQRYLCVSRTELVRHLFRRPLEIWLVLDRALYLQEHGYQVHLGTFCERHLTPRNVMIHARRAPHACVRDSLIVNSRTHE